The following are from one region of the Andrena cerasifolii isolate SP2316 chromosome 1, iyAndCera1_principal, whole genome shotgun sequence genome:
- the Nup75 gene encoding nuclear pore complex protein Nup75 — protein MAEINNLPTIDIPNVSKNSGIAASWVNSSKISIHTSKILDEKHHERYDSAIHILKPEVILFSPQLRKLVNESNGVFLSIQKIKSSPSDVRPELLKHSKQYRSTLRACIESLQDILGKSLSDKKESLENFLTIFYQIECIWHLTEILYVDVVPGDVVLPQLLEWIKFHFPSREGMARDILNQKAIGADLTYTYYWEAVIGCALHGKLDLVRGLLALHSKADHPAFRMAEYILKTMPVYNVYGGYSVNEFTVRWKHWQLELSLNLDSKAFIVDDNLEMIMKLIAGEEDVLWQFASYTDAWYELLAAKLFYTSPCCKQPELSQHANSMSKRWHANRPSDNAIRALMESHLHQVIKEIQYMGDNGWFAAHLVDLLYTCGRLKVLDKDQIEVTSQLHESLILEYGNTLMGHHSLWQCGASYLIHCPIQGLARLEILLQSLPMVSEARINKIIDIARDNNMDHVVVSICKIQGVKCIKRGRLGNALAWALKAQDSGFITYIADQFLKQYAEIGRLECRDLLENLGFCMMASDRLTFLGKYCEFHQMYGIGEFKEAASLLVSLLVSNLTPKYFWSILLSDAIPLLEAKEVILSSSDCFELLRCVEAHGDDPKFQDEIEIFRLAVARNLARSLSLEGCQVEH, from the exons ATGGCCGAAATCAACAATCTACCAACTATA GATATTCCGAATGTCTCTAAAAATTCAGGTATCGCCGCCAGTTGGGTAAATAGTAGTAAGATCAGTATACACACTAGCAAAATATTAGATGAAAAACACCACGAGAGATACGACTCAGCGATACACATTTTGAAGCCAGAAGTAATCTTATTTTCACCACAATTACGTAAACTTGTGAATGAAAGTAACGGCGTCTTCTTATCCATTCAAAAAATCAAATCGTCGCCTAGCGATGTTAGGCCGGAGCTACTGAAACATAGCAAGCAATACCGATCCACCTTGAGAGCTTGCATAGAAAGCTTGCAGGACATACTAGGAAAATCATTGTCCGACAAAAAAGAGTCCTTAGAGAATTTTCTCACCATCTTCTATCAAATAGAATGCATATGGCACTTAACTGAAATTCTTTATGTGGACGTAGTGCCAG GTGATGTAGTTTTGCCACAGTTGCTAGAATGGATTAAATTCCATTTTCCGTCTAGAGAAGGCATGGCGAGGGATATATTAAACCAGAAAGCCATTGGTGCCGATTTAACGTACACGTATTATTGGGAAGCAGTAATAGGCTGCGCGCTACATGGGAAGTTAGATTTAGTGCGAGGTCTTTTAGCATTACACAGTAAAGCAGATCATCCGGCTTTTAGAATGGCAGAATATATTCTTAAAACCATGCCTGTGTACAACGTATACGGTGGTTATTCTGTAAACGAATTTACCGTGCGTTGGAAGCATTGGCAGTTGGAGCTATCTTTAAACCTAGATAGCAAAGCTTTCATTGTCGACGACAATTTAGAAATGATTATGAAG TTAATTGCAGGAGAAGAAGACGTACTGTGGCAGTTCGCATCGTATACGGACGCCTGGTACGAATTATTGGCAgcgaaattattttacacatcCCCGTGCTGCAAGCAGCCCGAACTCTCGCAACACGCGAACAGCATGTCCAAAAGATGGCATGCCAATAGACCTTCCGATAACGCGATACGTGCACTGATGGAAAGCCACTTGCACCAAGTTATTAAAGAAATACAGTATATGGGTGACAATGGATGGTTCGCGGCACATTTAGTGGACTTACTTTATACTTGCGGGAGACTTAAAGTGTTAGACAAAGATCAGATCGA AGTCACTAGCCAACTTCACGAGTCTCTGATATTGGAATATGGTAATACACTGATGGGGCATCATTCTTTGTGGCAATGCGGCGCGAGTTATTTGATACATTGTCCAATTCAAGGCTTAGCTAGGCTAGAGATACTATTACAGTCATTACCGATGGTATCAGAAGCGAGAATAAACAAGATTATAGACATAGCCCGAGACAATAACATGGATCATGTTG TTGTTAGCATATGCAAAATCCAGGGAGTAAAATGTATAAAACGAGGAAGACTTGGGAATGCGCTAGCATGGGCATTAAAGGCGCAAGATAGTGGTTTCATAACATATATTGCTGATCAATTTCTGAAACAGTACGCAGAAATTGGAAGATTGGAATGTCGCGATCTTTTAGAAAATTTAGGCTTTTGTATGATGGCAAGTGATAGACTCACATTTTTAG GGAAATATTGCGAGTTTCATCAAATGTACGGAATTGGAGAGTTTAAAGAAGCAGCGAGCTTACTAGTGTCCCTCTTAGTTTCAAACTTAACGCCAAAATA CTTCTGGTCGATTCTTCTGTCAGATGCTATTCCGTTATTGGAAGCCAAAGAGGTCATTCTGTCTTCCAGCGATTGTTTCGAGCTATTGCGTTGCGTAGAAGCGCACGGAGACgatccgaaatttcaagatgaaATCGAAATCTTCCGGCTAGCGGTCGCTAGAAACTTAGCCCGATCGTTGAGCCTCGAAGGCTGCCAAGTGGAACATTAG